The following are encoded together in the Nitrospirota bacterium genome:
- a CDS encoding prepilin-type N-terminal cleavage/methylation domain-containing protein, with protein sequence MRYRERGQGVKGSGVRKTVHCSLFTVHHFPTLRERAGFTLLEIMIALAIIGTILLTVIYTVNYHAQLSYEHTLATRIFLFAKEKMAELEMNPKNEKGISPDKDFSYENTVRDTNNNNIIELKTMVKGYGKEVMLSEFVFKKANKN encoded by the coding sequence ATGCGCTATAGAGAAAGGGGTCAAGGGGTCAAGGGGTCAGGAGTCCGAAAAACTGTTCACTGTTCACTGTTCACTGTTCACCACTTCCCGACGCTTCGGGAGAGGGCGGGTTTCACCCTCCTTGAAATCATGATTGCCCTTGCCATAATTGGTACAATTCTTCTGACAGTCATTTATACGGTTAATTATCATGCCCAGTTATCGTATGAGCACACGCTTGCCACAAGGATATTTTTGTTTGCAAAAGAGAAAATGGCAGAATTGGAGATGAACCCCAAGAATGAAAAAGGCATATCACCGGATAAAGATTTTTCTTATGAAAATACAGTGAGGGACACAAATAACAATAATATTATTGAATTAAAAACAATGGTAAAGGGATACGGCAAAGAGGTAATGCTAAGCGAGTTTGTTTTTAAAAAAGCAAATAAGAACTAA
- the gspN gene encoding type II secretion system protein GspN, whose amino-acid sequence MNKAMMRVKKALIYFLIIIISFIISIPFVWYFAVPVSLIKDSLEGSVSAQNSQDGISVSTEGLRKGFLFTVHADRIDFQAGRAPSLSITNISVRINPFYLLKKQFVFSIKGTVGTGNIDGSFRLPASGEMALTNIEINAIPYLTSLGLKGEGFISGKAVLKNNAIDVLFEIPDAALQDAVIKVPLPLSWFNKIQGVFSITGNAVRIDSMTFEGEKGFARSKGSINNGIMDLELELMPDAGYFANERESLELALIRQYRISPGYYLIPVKGPV is encoded by the coding sequence ATGAACAAAGCAATGATGAGAGTTAAAAAGGCGCTTATATATTTCCTGATTATTATTATTTCATTTATAATCAGCATCCCCTTTGTCTGGTATTTCGCAGTCCCTGTTAGTCTGATAAAAGATTCTCTTGAAGGCTCTGTATCAGCACAAAATAGCCAGGATGGAATCAGTGTTTCCACAGAAGGGCTGAGAAAGGGATTTTTATTTACAGTTCATGCAGACCGCATTGACTTTCAGGCAGGCCGCGCCCCTTCTCTCAGCATCACAAATATCTCGGTCAGGATTAACCCCTTCTATCTGCTGAAAAAACAGTTTGTCTTCTCCATAAAAGGCACGGTCGGCACGGGAAATATCGACGGCTCATTCAGGCTGCCTGCAAGCGGGGAGATGGCATTAACAAATATTGAAATCAATGCCATTCCTTATCTGACATCCCTCGGACTTAAGGGAGAAGGGTTTATTTCAGGCAAGGCTGTTCTGAAAAATAATGCCATTGACGTCTTGTTTGAAATCCCTGATGCAGCCCTTCAGGATGCAGTAATCAAGGTGCCGCTTCCTTTAAGCTGGTTTAATAAAATACAGGGAGTTTTTTCCATAACAGGGAATGCCGTCAGGATAGATTCCATGACCTTTGAAGGAGAAAAAGGATTTGCAAGATCAAAGGGCAGTATAAACAACGGAATTATGGATCTTGAGTTGGAACTGATGCCTGATGCCGGTTACTTTGCAAATGAGCGTGAATCTCTGGAATTAGCGCTTATCAGGCAATATCGGATATCGCCCGGGTATTACTTAATTCCTGTAAAAGGACCCGTTTAA
- a CDS encoding type II secretion system protein — MKTKKLKTENGRFLLLTSHFSLLTCKKGFTLIEVLISLVLLTVMLGVVYGSFFTVQEALERFNGVSLKYHEARTALDIMRREIEGAFLSEQETQNLAYRQTGAERRTYFIIEDRDIFGKPASRLRLTAFNFRGGGVSAVSYFVEEKDRRFRLVKAESPAALLVKGYPAEIIDEITGFAVETFFNDKWVRTWDTAQADKLPDIVRVSITFNDNGKDVTLTEYAMPMTKRKM, encoded by the coding sequence GTGAAAACAAAAAAGTTAAAAACAGAAAATGGCAGGTTTTTACTTCTCACTTCTCACTTCTCACTTCTCACTTGTAAAAAAGGTTTCACCCTCATTGAAGTTCTCATAAGCCTTGTGCTTTTGACTGTGATGCTTGGAGTGGTATACGGTTCATTTTTTACCGTACAAGAGGCGCTTGAAAGGTTCAACGGTGTATCCCTCAAGTATCATGAGGCAAGGACTGCATTAGATATTATGCGCCGTGAAATTGAAGGGGCATTCTTATCAGAGCAGGAAACGCAGAACCTTGCCTATCGGCAGACAGGCGCTGAACGCCGAACTTATTTTATTATTGAGGACAGGGATATATTTGGAAAGCCGGCATCAAGGCTTCGCCTGACGGCATTTAATTTCAGGGGCGGAGGAGTAAGCGCTGTCTCTTATTTTGTTGAGGAAAAAGACAGAAGGTTCAGGCTTGTAAAGGCAGAATCGCCCGCAGCCCTTCTGGTCAAAGGATATCCGGCGGAAATTATTGATGAAATAACCGGCTTTGCTGTTGAGACGTTTTTTAATGACAAATGGGTCAGGACATGGGATACGGCACAAGCAGATAAACTGCCGGACATTGTCAGGGTCAGCATTACATTTAATGATAACGGCAAAGACGTGACGCTGACCGAATATGCAATGCCGATGACAAAAAGGAAGATGTGA
- the gspK gene encoding type II secretion system minor pseudopilin GspK, which translates to MRKTVYCSLFTVHLTPTLTLPRQGGGTRGRDGSALVIVLLIVTILTGLVVEFAYEVYIETSALSNWQNVQKASLLSKSGQTLSVNYIKNLAGRSYTSISDMDMPDEVMPEQLRNEEQGSLKIKIIDENSKFNINGIIYPNGLTNENALASLKKLFEYLNINPSLALSIADWIDPDGEPRLPNSEYNAKNLYLWSIDELKLISGMDNKTFELIKPFITVYGSGLININTAEVPVLTALHENITEALAKKILDYRENSPFENKGQIVKVSGMEGVGIQIQNLITVKSSDFMVIASASVNKIIRDIESVINTSGSIEYWREQ; encoded by the coding sequence GTGAGGAAAACCGTTTACTGTTCACTGTTCACTGTTCACCTCACCCCCACCCTAACCCTCCCCCGTCAAGGGGGAGGGACAAGGGGGAGGGATGGCTCTGCGCTTGTAATCGTTCTCTTGATTGTTACAATCCTTACGGGGCTTGTCGTGGAGTTTGCATACGAGGTCTATATAGAAACATCTGCACTGTCAAACTGGCAGAATGTACAGAAGGCATCACTTCTGTCAAAGTCAGGCCAGACCCTAAGTGTAAATTATATAAAGAATCTCGCCGGACGCTCCTATACCTCCATAAGTGACATGGACATGCCGGATGAAGTAATGCCCGAACAGCTCCGGAATGAAGAACAAGGCTCTTTGAAAATAAAAATCATTGATGAAAATTCAAAATTCAATATCAACGGCATCATCTATCCCAATGGGCTGACAAATGAAAACGCCCTTGCATCGTTGAAAAAACTCTTTGAATATCTTAATATCAATCCGTCCCTTGCTCTCAGTATAGCAGACTGGATTGACCCTGACGGCGAACCGAGGCTTCCAAATTCAGAATATAACGCAAAGAACTTATATCTCTGGAGCATAGACGAGCTTAAGCTAATCAGCGGCATGGACAATAAGACTTTTGAACTGATCAAGCCGTTTATAACGGTTTATGGCAGCGGCCTGATAAATATAAATACGGCTGAAGTGCCTGTGCTTACTGCCCTGCATGAGAACATAACAGAAGCACTTGCGAAAAAGATTCTGGATTACAGGGAAAACTCGCCATTTGAAAACAAAGGACAGATAGTAAAGGTATCGGGCATGGAAGGCGTCGGGATACAGATACAGAATTTGATTACAGTAAAAAGTTCAGACTTCATGGTTATTGCAAGCGCTTCGGTCAATAAGATAATAAGGGATATAGAAAGCGTGATTAACACTTCCGGCAGTATTGAATACTGGAGGGAGCAATAA